The Corynebacterium felinum DNA segment GCACAGTTGCCCGAAACTACCGCTGCGAACCACTCTCAACCTGCGGATGCTCCTTCGCACCAGCAGGAGCCGCACACGCATCTTTCGCATGCTCATCGCGAGCCACGAACATCAACCGCTGCACAACCGTGACAACACTGCCCACCGCAAGCAACCAAAGAGCAACCTCAAGCGCAAACGGCACGCCCAAACCGCTCAAGCCAACACCCAACAGACCAAGAATCAACCGCTCAGGGCGTTCAATAAGCCCGCCCACCACAGTCAAACCACTCGCCTCACCACGAGCCTTCACATACGAAATGACCTGGGAAGCAACCAACACCACAAAACTCGCAGCAATCACTGACCCATGCGCCTGCACACCAAAAACCAGCCACCACGTAATAGCCGCGAACAACGCGCCATCCGTAATCCGATCACACGTTGCATCAAGCGTGGCACCAAACTTCGTCCCCGACCCCTTCATACGAGCCATCGTTCCATCCACCATGTCAAAGGCCGCAAACACACCCGACAACACAGCAGCAGCAAACAAATGCCCCATCGGAATCAACACGACCGCAATAGCAATCGTGCACGCAGCGCCCACAATCGTCACAGCATTCGGGCTTAAACCCATCCGCAACAACCCACGCGCGATAGGCTCCATCACAACAGCAGCAGGCTTACGCCCCTTCACACTAAGCACGGGCAACCCCTGGAGTCAACGGTTCTTCCGCAACTAACGAAGCCCACCCCTGAGCGAGCAACGAACGGGTTTCCCGCAACAACTGCGGCAACACCTTCGTCCCTTCAATAACCGTCATAAAATTCGCATCCCCATTCCAGCGCGGAACAATATGCAAATGAAGATGCTCACCCACACTTCCCCCTGCCGAACGACCTAAGTTAAAACCAACATTGCACGCATCTGGCTGTGAAATCCGCTTTAACACCTTCACCGCAGTCTGCGCGAAAGCCATTAGCTCAGCAGACTCCGCCACGGAAAGATTCTCTAAATTCGGCTCCTGGCGATAAGGCACCACCATCATGTGGCCCGAATTGTAGGGGTACAAGTTGAGAACACAATAGACCAGTTCACCACGAGCAACAATCAAACCTTCTTCGTCACTCATCTGTGGAATCTCAACGAAAGGGTTTTTGCGTTTCGGTGAACTTTCGTGCTGTGCCCCTTTGTTCACAATGTAATTCATACGGTACGGAGCCCACAGCCGTTCCAACCGGTCAGGGATACCGACACCCTGATCGCAAAAATCCTGTTCGCTGGTCATTATTTTTCCGTTTCTGCCGATAACAAGGAGCCCTCCGCGCACCAAACACGCAGCGCACGCCCACGCGGCACAAGAGAATGAGTATTCCGACTATCTTAGTCTGCACCCAATGCGAAAAGCATTCTGGCCACGCAGCACCAACCCATTTTATCCCGAGTAGCCACTACCCTAGGCAGTGTCAACCACACAGTGCTATGAACTAAATCCACACCATAGGACTTTTGTCTGCGGGCCTATCAAAGGGCTTTGATCCGGCCCACTACTTTTCACACCGCTGCGAAGGAAGCTCAACAACACCCGCACGATGGGAAACCTGAAAGTAGCCAGCTGCCGACCTCCACCTGTACATCCAATTCACCCCCTCTCCCCCGGCCTGTTACGGCCTAAAACAATGCCCTACCCCCGAAATCAACAAACAGAATGCGTTAAACCATCACACACATGGGGAGAACTTTTTCAAAACCATCCCCGTTGAAAGCATTACCTCCTGCTAGTCCAACCTCGAATGTGTAGGAACGAGCCGCGACCAGCTCTGATACTTGCGCTGTACAACACAAGCAGCAAAAGGAAACCATAAACGTCCAACAAAGATGTGTGTTATGCAGGGAAGTTCCGAAGCTACTTAATCACACCAAAAGCATTATAACGAAATAATAAAATACGAGCGATTACGCAC contains these protein-coding regions:
- the pgsA gene encoding phosphatidylinositol phosphate synthase; amino-acid sequence: MLSVKGRKPAAVVMEPIARGLLRMGLSPNAVTIVGAACTIAIAVVLIPMGHLFAAAVLSGVFAAFDMVDGTMARMKGSGTKFGATLDATCDRITDGALFAAITWWLVFGVQAHGSVIAASFVVLVASQVISYVKARGEASGLTVVGGLIERPERLILGLLGVGLSGLGVPFALEVALWLLAVGSVVTVVQRLMFVARDEHAKDACAAPAGAKEHPQVESGSQR
- a CDS encoding HIT family protein, whose amino-acid sequence is MTSEQDFCDQGVGIPDRLERLWAPYRMNYIVNKGAQHESSPKRKNPFVEIPQMSDEEGLIVARGELVYCVLNLYPYNSGHMMVVPYRQEPNLENLSVAESAELMAFAQTAVKVLKRISQPDACNVGFNLGRSAGGSVGEHLHLHIVPRWNGDANFMTVIEGTKVLPQLLRETRSLLAQGWASLVAEEPLTPGVARA